One segment of Rhizobium jaguaris DNA contains the following:
- a CDS encoding carbonic anhydrase, whose product MGDLLKGISNFRGAVFPNYQALYQKLAQEGQQPHALMISCADSRVLPETITQSGPGELFVCRNAGNIVPPFSTANGGVSSAIEYAVVALAVRDIIVCGHSDCGAMKGLCRPDLLKSMPNVAAWLKHGYAAHSIVCQAYPADLPERQKIRAIAMENVIVQLDHLRTHPSVAAKLATNDVTLHGWFFDIETGEVEVYDGSAARFTKIREDGPLPAAVTGRNRPQVAAAIAAE is encoded by the coding sequence ATGGGTGATCTATTAAAAGGTATCTCGAACTTCCGCGGTGCCGTCTTCCCGAACTATCAGGCACTTTACCAGAAGCTTGCGCAAGAGGGACAGCAGCCGCACGCCTTGATGATTTCGTGCGCCGACAGCCGGGTTCTGCCTGAAACAATTACGCAATCAGGACCAGGTGAGCTGTTCGTATGCCGTAATGCCGGAAATATCGTTCCACCGTTTTCCACCGCAAATGGTGGCGTTTCATCAGCAATCGAATATGCCGTCGTAGCACTCGCGGTTCGTGACATCATCGTCTGCGGCCATTCCGATTGCGGCGCGATGAAAGGACTATGCCGTCCCGATTTGCTGAAATCCATGCCGAACGTGGCCGCATGGCTGAAGCACGGCTATGCTGCCCACTCGATCGTTTGCCAAGCCTATCCGGCCGATCTGCCCGAACGCCAAAAAATCCGCGCCATCGCTATGGAGAACGTAATTGTTCAGCTTGATCACCTTCGCACACATCCTTCCGTCGCAGCCAAACTAGCGACCAATGACGTAACGCTGCACGGTTGGTTCTTCGATATCGAAACAGGCGAGGTGGAGGTTTACGATGGGTCGGCCGCTCGCTTCACGAAGATACGCGAGGACGGGCCGTTACCCGCCGCAGTCACTGGCCGGAATCGTCCGCAAGTCGCAGCCGCGATTGCAGCGGAGTAG